One window of the Actinomycetota bacterium genome contains the following:
- a CDS encoding glycosyltransferase family 4 protein has protein sequence MRILVAHVAYRVPGGEERVVEDEARMLRSGGHTVRTLLVPSATFDGLPVGERVAIASDAARHEYGRQAIAEAIAAFRPEVAHFHNLYPLLGVGAMEEAADRGVGVVRTLHNYRLSCLAGTHFYRGRACFACMPRRSARGVLRACYRGSRVQSWVMAKATRQEMDALTGGTVPHVALCLTPFMRDRLVGFGVPASRLAVHPTGMEASAGEPCEDRSGAVFAGRLSEEKGILGLVAAWPDDGPLLTVVGDGPQRAAAERAAGPRVQFTGRVSAQESVALIGSARCLVAPSLALEGLPVAVLEAFASGTPAIGYDVGAMAGMEAGAALTLVSVGDPEALAQAAGALCDADPASWRDASAAARAMHAERYSREASLAGLEAAYARAIGATRASDGKGALS, from the coding sequence ATGAGGATCCTCGTCGCACACGTCGCCTACCGCGTGCCCGGCGGGGAGGAACGCGTCGTCGAGGACGAGGCGCGTATGCTTCGCTCGGGCGGACACACGGTCCGCACGCTGCTCGTCCCATCGGCCACGTTCGACGGCCTGCCGGTCGGGGAGCGGGTCGCGATCGCGTCGGACGCCGCGCGCCACGAGTACGGGCGCCAGGCGATCGCCGAGGCGATCGCCGCGTTCCGGCCCGAGGTGGCGCACTTCCACAATCTCTACCCGCTGCTCGGTGTGGGCGCGATGGAAGAGGCCGCCGACCGAGGCGTCGGCGTCGTGCGAACGCTGCACAACTACCGCCTGTCGTGCCTCGCGGGCACGCACTTCTACCGAGGGAGGGCGTGCTTCGCCTGCATGCCGAGGCGGTCTGCGCGGGGCGTCCTTCGCGCCTGCTACCGCGGTTCGCGCGTGCAGTCGTGGGTCATGGCGAAGGCCACGCGGCAGGAGATGGACGCGCTGACGGGCGGCACGGTGCCGCACGTGGCGCTGTGCCTCACCCCGTTCATGCGCGACCGGCTGGTCGGGTTCGGCGTGCCGGCGAGCCGCCTGGCGGTGCATCCGACCGGCATGGAGGCGTCGGCGGGCGAGCCGTGCGAGGACCGCTCGGGCGCGGTGTTCGCCGGGCGCCTGTCCGAGGAGAAGGGCATCCTCGGCCTCGTGGCCGCGTGGCCGGACGACGGTCCCCTGCTCACGGTGGTGGGCGATGGACCGCAGCGTGCGGCCGCCGAGCGTGCCGCGGGCCCGCGGGTGCAGTTCACCGGGCGCGTGTCCGCGCAGGAGTCGGTCGCGCTGATCGGCTCGGCGAGGTGCCTGGTCGCCCCCTCGCTCGCGCTTGAGGGGCTCCCGGTCGCCGTGCTCGAGGCGTTCGCGTCCGGCACGCCGGCGATCGGCTACGACGTGGGCGCGATGGCGGGGATGGAGGCCGGCGCCGCACTGACTCTCGTGAGCGTCGGCGATCCCGAGGCGCTGGCGCAGGCCGCCGGGGCGCTGTGTGACGCCGATCCGGCTTCGTGGAGAGACGCGTCCGCCGCAGCGCGGGCGATGCATGCCGAGCGGTACTCTCGGGAAGCGAGCCTCGCCGGGCTCGAGGCGGCGTACGCGCGCGCGATCGGCGCGACGAGGGCTTCCGACGGGAAGGGGGCGCTTTCGTGA